The region CTAGCGTGGCGTTGGTTGGGTACTCCATAACAGGAATTACGGAAGTTCAGGAGAAGCCATGGCCACGGCCGAGGGTTACTTGCGACGGCTCACCCGTCGGTTGACCGAGGACCCAGAACAACTCGACGTCGAGGAACTCAGCGACGAGGCCGCCAGCACCGGCGCGCAGAGGGCGATTGACTGCCAGCGTGGCCAAGAGGTGACCATGATCGGCACTCTGCGCAGCGTGGAGTGCAACGGTAAGAGCTGCGCAGGCGGCGTGAAGGCCGAACTTTTCGACGGCACCGACTCGGTGATGCTGGTGTGGCTCGGCCAGCGCCGCATCCCCGGGATCGAGTCCGGCCGCACACTCAAGGTGCACGGTCGCGTCGGCAAGCTGGACAGCGGCGCCAAGGCGATCTACAACCCGCACTACGAGATTCAGAAGTGAGCGATCCCGGCACCGAACCGGGCGAGCAGAAATCTCAGCGGCCTCAGACGACGCGAAGCGCGGCCGTTCTCGAGCAGATGGGTGGCTTCAGCGGGCTGATCTACTCGTCGCTGCCCGTCGTCGTGTTCGTCCCGGTCTCCTCCCTGGCGGGCCTGCTGCCCGCGATCGGCGCCGCACTCGGGGTGGCCACGCTGATCCTGATCTGGCGGTTGATCCGCAGAGAGACCGCGCAGCCGGCGATCTCCGGCTTCATCGGCGTCGGCATCAGCGCGCTGATCGCCTACCTGGTCGGCGCGTCCAAGGGCTATTTCCTGCTCGGCATCTGGATGTCGCTGCTGTGGGCCGTGGTGTTCACGGTCTCCGTCGTCATCCGGCGGCCCGTCGTCGGTTACATCTGGGGCTGGGTGAGCAACCAGGAGCGCGGTGAGCGGGACGCGTGGCGCCGGATCCGCCGGGCGGTGCTCGCCTTCGACGCCGCCACCATGGTCTGGGTCGCGGTGTTCGCGTCCCGGTTCCTCGTGCAGCAGCACCTCTACGACGCCGACCAGACCGGCTGGCTGGGGGTGGCCCGGATCGCGATGGGGTGGCCGCTGACGGCCGTGGCCGCGCTGGTGACCTACATGGCGATCAAGGCGGCGCAACGCGCGGTGCGCGAGCGCGACCCCGACGCTGTCGGCGGAGACGATGCAGCCGACGCGGGCTCCGTGACGGAGCCGAACCAGCCGCGGAACTGAGGCGGCGCTCAGCGCGGCTGCGGGTGCAGCAGCAGTTCCCGCAGCTGCTCCTCCACCTCGGCGACCGCCACGAAGAGCAGCTCGTCGCCGCCTTCGAGCGGTTCGTCCCGTTCCGGCACGATGACCCGCGGCCCGCGCAGGATCGTCACCAGCGTCGCATCGCGCGGCAGCTCGAGCCGCTTGACGGGCTTGCCGCCCCACGGTGTGTCGTCGGGCAGCGTGATCTCGACCAGGTTCGCCTGGCCCTTGCGGAACTCCATCAGCCGCACCAGGTCTCCGACGGAGACCGCCTCCTCGACCAGCGAGGCGAGCATGCGCGGCGTGGACACCGCGACGTCGACCCCCCAGGACTCGTCGAAGAGCCACTCGTTGCGCGGATCGTTGACGCGCGCCACCACCCGCGGGACCGCGAACTCGGTCTTGGACAGCAGGCTGAGCACCACGTTGGCCTTGTCGTCGCCGGTCGCGGCGATCACCACGTCGAACTCCTCGAGCTTCACCGACTCCAGCAAGCTGAGCTCGCACGCATCGCCCAGGCGCCAGTGCGCCGCCGGGATCGCGTCGACGTCGATGTGGTCGGGGTTGCGCTCCAGCAGTGTG is a window of Mycolicibacterium chubuense NBB4 DNA encoding:
- a CDS encoding OB-fold nucleic acid binding domain-containing protein yields the protein MATAEGYLRRLTRRLTEDPEQLDVEELSDEAASTGAQRAIDCQRGQEVTMIGTLRSVECNGKSCAGGVKAELFDGTDSVMLVWLGQRRIPGIESGRTLKVHGRVGKLDSGAKAIYNPHYEIQK
- a CDS encoding DUF3159 domain-containing protein, with amino-acid sequence MSDPGTEPGEQKSQRPQTTRSAAVLEQMGGFSGLIYSSLPVVVFVPVSSLAGLLPAIGAALGVATLILIWRLIRRETAQPAISGFIGVGISALIAYLVGASKGYFLLGIWMSLLWAVVFTVSVVIRRPVVGYIWGWVSNQERGERDAWRRIRRAVLAFDAATMVWVAVFASRFLVQQHLYDADQTGWLGVARIAMGWPLTAVAALVTYMAIKAAQRAVRERDPDAVGGDDAADAGSVTEPNQPRN
- a CDS encoding potassium channel family protein is translated as MRVAIAGAGAVGRSIARELVDVHDVTLLERNPDHIDVDAIPAAHWRLGDACELSLLESVKLEEFDVVIAATGDDKANVVLSLLSKTEFAVPRVVARVNDPRNEWLFDESWGVDVAVSTPRMLASLVEEAVSVGDLVRLMEFRKGQANLVEITLPDDTPWGGKPVKRLELPRDATLVTILRGPRVIVPERDEPLEGGDELLFVAVAEVEEQLRELLLHPQPR